Proteins from a single region of Phycisphaeraceae bacterium D3-23:
- a CDS encoding PEP-CTERM sorting domain-containing protein produces the protein MMVKTFSLLAAGALVAGSAQGAVLADWDFSGLDWRDGQGSGLMLNDPAPNPILAAAQANAAAGLSSSDLTPSGDPDGAGPQNGLAVVVNPNTGAGEADIRDFDYGSDGVNENFMEFTLTADVAGTLNIDSISISEWRNGAGAANGMAFDVSVNGGAYVLYDSVQIDANSGDFGFDTFTFTEAIVGADSVGIRFTPRNAGQGSTGNIHVNGLTVNGSVVPEPGSLALLGLGGLALLRRRRA, from the coding sequence ATGATGGTTAAGACGTTTTCACTATTAGCCGCAGGCGCACTCGTCGCAGGCAGCGCCCAGGGCGCGGTCCTGGCGGACTGGGACTTCAGCGGGCTGGACTGGCGCGACGGCCAGGGCAGCGGGCTGATGCTCAACGACCCGGCCCCGAACCCGATCCTCGCGGCGGCGCAGGCCAACGCCGCCGCCGGGCTGAGCTCGTCGGACCTGACGCCTTCGGGCGACCCCGACGGCGCGGGCCCGCAGAACGGCTTGGCCGTCGTTGTCAACCCCAACACAGGCGCGGGCGAAGCGGACATCCGCGACTTCGACTACGGCTCCGACGGCGTCAATGAGAACTTCATGGAGTTCACCCTGACCGCCGATGTCGCGGGCACGCTGAACATCGACAGCATCTCGATCTCCGAGTGGCGCAACGGCGCCGGCGCGGCGAACGGCATGGCGTTTGACGTGAGCGTCAATGGCGGTGCCTATGTCCTCTACGACTCGGTCCAGATCGACGCGAACTCGGGCGACTTCGGCTTCGACACCTTCACGTTCACCGAAGCCATCGTCGGGGCCGACTCCGTCGGGATCCGCTTCACCCCCCGCAACGCCGGCCAAGGCTCGACCGGCAACATCCACGTCAACGGCCTGACGGTCAACGGCAGTGTCGTCCCCGAGCCCGGCTCGTTGGCACTGCTCGGCCTGGGTGGCCTCGCGCTGCTGCGTCGGCGTCGTGCGTAA
- a CDS encoding LamG domain-containing protein, whose product MIIRNLTVLPAAAAALAFAGGASAANLVNYWSFEAGFGDSVGSGGGTAGSEVTTGTGHDGNTAAVFPAALSGGGPYNADGYVDTTGVTVSGAFAFSYWFNISDDGTTDPRGIFDMSGNGGDGPQSLYIGNSDSLAFRVDGDGGTGGAALYDNGGAGFEDGQWHFVVGNYDPVTGITLHVDGSGVDASAGGFGNATFDADQYLGAFNVGDPVTGPAVRGLNGSLDDVALYSGTLTAAEIDGLFAGTIQPTDIPEPGSLALLGLGGLALLRRRRA is encoded by the coding sequence ATGATCATCCGCAACCTCACCGTCCTCCCCGCCGCGGCCGCCGCCCTCGCCTTCGCCGGCGGGGCCAGCGCCGCCAACCTCGTCAACTATTGGAGCTTCGAGGCCGGCTTCGGCGACTCCGTCGGGTCCGGCGGCGGCACCGCCGGCAGCGAAGTCACCACCGGCACCGGGCACGACGGCAACACCGCCGCCGTCTTCCCCGCCGCGCTCAGCGGCGGTGGCCCGTACAACGCCGACGGCTACGTCGATACCACCGGCGTCACCGTCTCGGGCGCGTTCGCCTTCAGCTACTGGTTCAACATCAGCGACGACGGCACGACCGACCCCCGCGGCATCTTCGACATGAGCGGCAACGGCGGCGACGGCCCGCAGTCCCTCTACATCGGCAACAGCGACTCGCTCGCCTTCCGCGTCGACGGCGACGGTGGCACGGGCGGCGCGGCGCTCTACGACAACGGCGGCGCGGGCTTCGAGGACGGCCAGTGGCACTTCGTCGTCGGCAACTACGACCCCGTCACCGGCATCACGCTCCACGTCGACGGCTCGGGCGTCGACGCCAGCGCCGGCGGGTTCGGCAACGCAACCTTCGACGCCGACCAGTACCTGGGCGCGTTCAATGTCGGCGACCCCGTCACCGGCCCCGCCGTCCGCGGGCTCAACGGCTCGCTCGACGACGTCGCCCTCTACAGCGGCACCCTCACCGCCGCCGAGATCGACGGCCTGTTCGCGGGCACGATCCAGCCCACCGATATCCCCGAGCCCGGCTCGCTCGCGCTGCTCGGCCTGGGCGGCCTGGCGCTGCTGCGCCGGCGTCGTGCGTAA
- a CDS encoding prepilin-type N-terminal cleavage/methylation domain-containing protein yields the protein MKRTHAFTLIELLVVISIIALLIAILLPALGAARRSARSMQCMSQQKHMGTGWHIQAAENKGQAFSASQGTQGVNWSMFLVNDFLNDEIDAMNCPRVTGSPVKTDNTGSAETGAFDRPWVLGSVAMNQAYANLGGFNDNIFYHGTYSYNNWLEGPKSSYINGRPHEAPKALSSIEDDVPTSEVPIFADGIWSAIGWVQETNTIPADRQNPNPVRNATGNAISHVAVDRHDGNVNMVYMDGSGSPVDLDELLEQHWHRQWDQSLVSP from the coding sequence ATGAAACGCACCCACGCCTTCACCCTCATCGAACTCCTCGTCGTCATCTCCATCATCGCGCTGCTCATCGCGATCCTATTGCCCGCGCTGGGCGCAGCACGGCGGTCGGCGCGCAGCATGCAGTGCATGAGCCAGCAGAAACACATGGGCACCGGCTGGCACATACAGGCCGCCGAGAACAAGGGCCAGGCCTTCTCCGCCAGCCAGGGCACCCAGGGCGTCAACTGGTCGATGTTCCTGGTCAACGACTTCCTCAACGACGAGATCGACGCGATGAACTGCCCGCGCGTCACCGGCTCGCCCGTCAAGACCGACAACACCGGCTCCGCCGAGACCGGCGCTTTCGACCGTCCGTGGGTGCTGGGCTCGGTCGCGATGAACCAGGCCTACGCCAACCTCGGCGGGTTCAATGACAACATTTTCTACCACGGCACCTACAGCTACAACAACTGGCTCGAAGGCCCCAAGAGCTCTTACATCAACGGCCGGCCCCACGAAGCGCCCAAGGCCCTCTCGAGCATCGAGGACGACGTCCCCACCTCCGAGGTGCCGATCTTCGCCGACGGCATCTGGTCCGCCATCGGCTGGGTTCAGGAAACCAACACCATCCCCGCCGACCGTCAGAACCCCAACCCCGTCCGAAACGCGACGGGCAACGCGATTTCCCATGTCGCCGTCGATCGGCACGACGGCAACGTCAACATGGTCTACATGGACGGCTCGGGCTCGCCCGTCGACCTTGACGAACTGCTCGAACAACACTGGCACCGTCAGTGGGACCAGTCGCTTGTGAGCCCGTAA
- a CDS encoding sulfatase: MKRLLLCCVAMLLLMPGRPSLAQGAANDAAPLNVLFIISDDLTTEALSCYGNEVCQTPNIDALAAQGTRFTRTYCQFPVCGPSRASFMSGYYPHATGVFGYTSGREGIGDRATWSELFKDHGYYSARVSKIFHMPVPRGIELGTDGADDARSWSERYNSQGPEWTAPGEGALLEGNPDHDKPQFGRNNFAYVIADGDDLVHSDGRTAQKACELLEQRAADGQPFFLGVGFVRPHVPFVAPARYYEPYPFDEMVLPGGEQDWDVIPDDWDDIPRAGINYKTSHNMQMDLGQRRAAVGSYYASVSYVDAMVGQIVAKLEAEGLADNTIVIFTSDHGFHLGEHDFWAKVSLHEESARVPLIIRYPGKAPAVCDSFTELIDLYPTLAGACGLETSEHLQGHDIGPMLDDPAYTVRDTAFCVNGGNNGFLLRDADWAYIQYGEDAGRGIELYDMNEDPQQLTNLAQRPEYAGVVAEFRQRLADKLAEVRDNDLGE; the protein is encoded by the coding sequence ATGAAAAGACTCCTGCTCTGCTGCGTCGCCATGCTCTTGCTGATGCCGGGCCGCCCGTCGCTCGCACAGGGCGCGGCCAACGACGCCGCGCCGCTCAACGTTTTGTTCATCATCTCCGACGACCTCACTACCGAGGCGCTGTCGTGCTACGGCAACGAGGTCTGCCAGACGCCCAACATCGATGCGCTCGCCGCGCAGGGCACGCGGTTTACCCGCACCTACTGCCAGTTTCCCGTGTGCGGGCCGTCGCGTGCCTCGTTTATGTCGGGCTACTACCCGCATGCGACCGGCGTGTTCGGCTACACCTCGGGCCGAGAGGGCATCGGCGACCGCGCGACCTGGTCCGAGCTGTTCAAGGACCACGGCTACTATAGCGCGCGGGTCAGCAAGATCTTCCACATGCCCGTGCCGCGCGGGATCGAGCTGGGGACCGACGGTGCCGACGACGCGCGCTCGTGGAGCGAGCGCTACAACAGCCAAGGCCCGGAGTGGACCGCGCCTGGCGAAGGCGCGCTGCTCGAAGGCAACCCCGACCACGACAAGCCGCAGTTCGGCCGCAACAACTTCGCCTATGTCATCGCCGACGGCGACGACCTCGTACATTCCGACGGGCGCACGGCGCAGAAGGCATGCGAGCTGCTTGAACAACGCGCGGCCGACGGCCAGCCGTTCTTCCTCGGCGTGGGCTTCGTCCGCCCTCACGTCCCGTTTGTCGCGCCGGCCCGATACTACGAGCCCTACCCCTTCGACGAGATGGTCCTGCCCGGCGGGGAACAGGACTGGGATGTGATCCCCGACGACTGGGACGACATCCCCCGAGCCGGCATCAACTACAAGACCTCGCACAACATGCAGATGGATCTCGGGCAGCGCCGCGCGGCGGTGGGCTCGTACTACGCCTCGGTGAGCTACGTCGACGCGATGGTCGGGCAGATCGTCGCGAAGCTCGAAGCCGAAGGGCTCGCCGACAACACGATCGTCATCTTCACCAGCGACCACGGCTTCCACCTCGGTGAGCACGACTTCTGGGCCAAGGTCTCGCTGCACGAAGAGTCCGCCCGCGTCCCGCTCATCATCCGCTATCCGGGCAAAGCGCCCGCCGTGTGTGACAGCTTCACCGAGCTCATCGACCTCTACCCGACCCTCGCCGGGGCGTGCGGGCTCGAAACGTCCGAGCACCTGCAGGGCCACGACATCGGGCCGATGCTCGACGACCCGGCCTATACCGTGCGTGATACCGCGTTCTGCGTCAACGGCGGCAACAACGGCTTCCTGTTGCGCGACGCCGACTGGGCCTATATCCAGTACGGCGAAGACGCCGGCCGGGGCATCGAGCTTTACGACATGAACGAAGACCCGCAGCAGCTGACCAATCTCGCGCAGCGGCCCGAGTACGCCGGGGTCGTCGCGGAGTTCCGACAACGCCTCGCCGACAAGCTCGCCGAGGTGCGTGACAACGACCTGGGCGAGTGA
- a CDS encoding sulfatase: MQHPNRPTLTALLIGVLATLLAAPHAPAAPAPLPGDADADGDVDGDDMRIVIDHFGASQAQQRRSRRAGLPGDITGDGQVNIDDLDMILSHWTGPAPERIAQPNIVMIYVDDMGYGDVAAFGATDLTTPNLDRMADEGVMLTHCYNSSSACSTSRAALLTGCYHSRVSIHTVFSPSSSRGLNPDEITIAELLQDVDYDTAMVGKWHLGHPDSLMPYNQGFERFYGIPVSHDYKSVPGFNNRVPLYEKLPGQPVTVLDTIAWNDTGPNGEVQFYTERFTDEAVDFIETNRKAPFFLYVAYCMPHVALAVTPPFDGVSQRGLYGDVMAEIDAGIGDILQALEDEGIDGDTVVVFASDNGPWLSFGNHAGSPGPLREGKRTVFDGGIRTPCIVYWPGQVPAMPCDAPVAVMDFYATFAAWAGATVPTDRTVDAVDLSPLLLRDTSAEDYDDERPIALYDYRSRTLHALRMGKWKLVFPHNYETVNNAGNNGSNGSYSFVPTPLALFDMENDPGETTNRAAQNPAIVQQLTAAANIIRADLGDNATGTPASNQVRPIGQDAGQ; encoded by the coding sequence ATGCAGCATCCCAACCGCCCGACCCTCACCGCCCTGCTGATCGGCGTCTTGGCGACATTGCTTGCCGCGCCGCACGCGCCCGCCGCCCCGGCCCCGCTCCCCGGCGATGCGGACGCGGACGGCGATGTTGACGGCGACGACATGCGTATCGTCATCGACCACTTCGGTGCCTCGCAGGCCCAGCAACGACGCAGCCGACGCGCCGGCCTCCCCGGCGACATCACGGGCGACGGCCAGGTCAACATCGACGACCTCGACATGATCCTCTCGCACTGGACCGGGCCCGCGCCCGAGCGCATCGCCCAGCCCAACATCGTCATGATCTACGTCGATGACATGGGCTACGGCGACGTCGCGGCATTCGGGGCGACCGACCTCACGACGCCGAACCTCGACCGCATGGCCGACGAAGGCGTCATGCTCACGCACTGCTACAACTCCTCCTCCGCCTGCTCGACCTCCCGCGCTGCGCTGCTCACCGGCTGCTACCACTCCCGCGTCAGCATCCACACCGTCTTCTCGCCCAGCTCCAGCCGAGGCCTCAACCCCGACGAGATCACCATCGCTGAGCTTCTGCAGGATGTGGACTACGACACCGCGATGGTCGGCAAATGGCACCTGGGCCACCCCGACTCGCTGATGCCCTACAACCAGGGCTTCGAGCGCTTCTACGGCATCCCCGTCTCGCACGACTATAAGAGTGTGCCGGGGTTCAACAACCGCGTCCCGCTCTACGAGAAACTCCCGGGCCAGCCCGTCACGGTCCTCGACACGATCGCGTGGAACGACACGGGCCCCAACGGCGAGGTGCAGTTCTATACCGAGCGATTCACCGATGAGGCCGTGGATTTTATCGAGACCAACCGCAAAGCGCCGTTCTTCCTGTACGTGGCGTACTGCATGCCGCACGTCGCGCTCGCGGTGACACCGCCGTTCGACGGCGTCTCGCAGCGCGGGCTCTACGGCGACGTGATGGCGGAGATCGACGCGGGCATCGGTGATATCCTGCAGGCCCTCGAAGATGAGGGCATCGACGGCGACACCGTCGTGGTCTTCGCCTCGGACAACGGCCCCTGGCTGAGCTTTGGCAACCACGCGGGTTCGCCCGGGCCGCTGCGCGAGGGCAAGCGCACCGTGTTTGATGGCGGCATCCGCACGCCGTGCATCGTGTACTGGCCGGGGCAGGTGCCCGCCATGCCGTGCGATGCGCCCGTGGCGGTGATGGATTTCTACGCGACCTTCGCCGCCTGGGCCGGGGCAACGGTCCCCACCGACCGCACGGTCGACGCGGTCGATCTGTCCCCGTTGCTCCTGCGCGACACCTCGGCCGAGGACTACGACGACGAGCGCCCGATCGCGCTCTACGACTACCGCAGCCGGACGCTGCACGCGCTGCGCATGGGCAAGTGGAAACTCGTGTTCCCGCACAACTATGAGACCGTCAACAACGCGGGCAACAACGGCAGTAACGGCAGCTACAGCTTTGTGCCCACGCCGCTTGCGCTGTTCGACATGGAGAACGACCCGGGCGAGACGACCAACCGTGCCGCGCAAAACCCGGCGATCGTGCAGCAGCTTACCGCCGCAGCCAATATCATCCGCGCGGACCTGGGCGACAACGCCACGGGCACCCCGGCGAGCAACCAGGTCCGCCCGATCGGGCAGGACGCGGGGCAGTAG
- a CDS encoding CotH kinase family protein, translating to MAFLRDAGSFSICLLSATLALAQPGGPGGPGGGPGGGPGGPGQQPDREILAEFDVDHNGRLDGVEREAARAWVNEQDAGRGNERRRGPRGPGRNQPTGPLPHLADDALELGHDDVPHFPDAALYDAGVVRTLFFEFEDEHWYDQLVAFYHTDVEVPARMTVDGRDVGEVGIRFRGNSSFRAAKKSMNISIDAFANGQRLDGFKTLNLLNANGDDSMMREALYAFISNQYMPAPRANFVRVVINGRYWGTYVNVEQINKDYVEHHYDTRAGVRWKVPADFSGRGGLVWLGEDLEPYQAAYELKTGSATDGDWRDLEALCRLLEETSSEDLPEVLPAVLDVEEALWFLALDNVLMDQDGYYSRGSDYGLYKDPSGRFHLLTYDNNEGFMAGRGGPGGRGGPGGRGGRGGRGGPAGPGGPPDVGGPERPGAAAGGSRCVTRWSTRTTTVGR from the coding sequence ATGGCTTTCCTGAGAGACGCGGGTTCGTTTTCGATTTGCCTTCTGAGTGCGACGCTAGCGCTGGCCCAGCCCGGCGGGCCGGGCGGGCCCGGAGGCGGGCCGGGCGGGGGACCTGGCGGGCCGGGGCAGCAGCCCGACCGCGAGATCCTCGCCGAGTTTGATGTCGATCACAACGGCCGGCTGGACGGTGTCGAGCGCGAAGCCGCGCGGGCCTGGGTCAACGAGCAGGACGCCGGCCGGGGCAATGAGCGTCGGCGTGGGCCGCGCGGCCCGGGGCGTAACCAGCCCACCGGGCCGCTGCCGCACCTCGCGGACGATGCGCTGGAGCTCGGCCACGACGACGTGCCGCACTTCCCCGACGCCGCCCTGTACGACGCGGGCGTGGTGCGCACGCTGTTCTTCGAGTTCGAGGATGAGCACTGGTACGACCAGCTCGTCGCGTTCTACCACACCGACGTCGAGGTGCCTGCGCGGATGACCGTCGACGGCCGGGACGTCGGTGAGGTCGGTATCCGCTTCCGCGGCAACTCGTCCTTCCGCGCGGCGAAGAAGTCGATGAACATCTCCATCGATGCGTTCGCCAACGGCCAGCGGCTCGACGGGTTCAAGACGCTCAACCTGCTCAACGCCAACGGCGACGACTCGATGATGCGCGAGGCGCTCTACGCCTTTATCAGCAACCAGTACATGCCCGCCCCCCGCGCCAACTTTGTTCGCGTCGTGATCAACGGCCGATACTGGGGCACATATGTCAACGTCGAGCAGATCAACAAGGACTACGTCGAACACCACTACGACACGCGCGCTGGCGTGCGATGGAAAGTCCCCGCCGACTTCAGCGGACGCGGCGGGCTGGTCTGGCTGGGCGAAGACCTTGAGCCCTACCAAGCGGCCTACGAGTTGAAGACCGGCTCGGCGACGGACGGCGACTGGCGCGACCTCGAAGCGCTTTGTCGATTGCTTGAAGAGACATCCTCCGAGGACTTGCCCGAGGTGCTCCCCGCAGTGTTGGATGTTGAAGAGGCGCTGTGGTTTTTGGCGCTGGACAACGTGCTGATGGACCAGGACGGCTACTACAGCCGGGGCAGCGACTACGGGCTTTACAAAGACCCGTCGGGCCGGTTCCACCTGCTGACGTACGACAACAACGAGGGGTTCATGGCCGGGCGCGGCGGGCCGGGTGGGCGCGGCGGGCCCGGGGGCCGGGGCGGGCGGGGCGGGCGCGGCGGACCCGCTGGGCCTGGCGGGCCGCCGGATGTGGGCGGCCCGGAGCGGCCGGGCGCGGCGGCGGGTGGCAGTCGATGCGTGACCCGTTGGAGCACGCGGACAACGACGGTCGGCCGCTGA
- a CDS encoding sulfatase, whose translation MYTDLKTWGALLLYLCATAAAYAQTEQEPAADPPNILWIYVEDQSPYFGCYGNAVNAGHTPNVDAIAQRGTLFERCYMPAPVCSPCRSALITGAMQTTLGLHNHRSSRHASAQIALPEGVKPIPQLMQEAGYYTFNHGKEDYNFTFRMPDLYSANVRRGSPDASHPWRGRDDGQPFFGQIQLTGGKHWGAIRNGRRNLESPTDRDAVEVPAYFPDLPILQEHFALHHDTARVTDHEVGVILDRLAQDGLLDNTVVFFFTDHGMNNSMRAKQFCYEEGVHVPLVIMWMGHEDRIAAGDRRDELVSGLDISATTFALAGLEAPAYFEGSDLFAQDHSPRSFVISARDRCDYTIDRTRTVRTERYRYIRHYLTDRAMLQPQYRDGADYFEVLREAYEAGDVPDAAARMFAVPRPAEELYDMERDPLQLVNLAGDADYAQALGAHRDILSAWIEATDDQGQYPESEAGLRAVLRQWKDRCVNPEYNAVR comes from the coding sequence ATGTACACGGACCTGAAAACCTGGGGGGCCTTGCTCCTCTATCTCTGCGCCACGGCCGCGGCCTACGCGCAGACCGAGCAAGAGCCCGCAGCCGACCCGCCAAACATCCTCTGGATCTACGTCGAGGACCAGTCGCCGTACTTCGGGTGCTACGGCAACGCCGTCAACGCCGGGCACACGCCGAACGTCGACGCGATAGCCCAGCGCGGGACGTTGTTCGAGCGCTGCTACATGCCCGCGCCGGTGTGTTCGCCCTGCCGGTCGGCACTGATCACCGGCGCGATGCAGACGACGCTGGGCCTCCACAACCACCGAAGTTCCCGGCATGCGTCCGCGCAGATCGCATTGCCCGAAGGCGTCAAGCCGATCCCGCAGCTGATGCAAGAGGCCGGGTACTACACCTTCAACCACGGCAAGGAAGACTACAACTTCACGTTTCGCATGCCCGACCTGTACAGCGCGAACGTCCGGCGGGGCAGCCCCGACGCCTCTCACCCCTGGCGCGGGCGCGACGACGGCCAGCCCTTCTTCGGCCAGATACAGCTCACGGGCGGCAAGCACTGGGGGGCGATCCGCAACGGCCGACGCAATCTTGAATCACCGACGGACCGCGACGCGGTCGAGGTCCCCGCCTACTTCCCCGACCTGCCTATCTTGCAAGAGCACTTCGCCCTGCACCACGACACCGCCCGCGTGACGGACCATGAGGTCGGCGTGATCCTGGACCGCCTGGCGCAGGACGGGCTGCTGGACAACACCGTGGTCTTCTTCTTCACCGACCACGGCATGAACAACTCGATGCGGGCCAAGCAGTTCTGCTACGAGGAGGGTGTCCATGTCCCGCTCGTCATCATGTGGATGGGGCATGAAGACCGCATCGCGGCGGGCGACCGGCGCGACGAGCTGGTCAGTGGATTGGACATCAGCGCGACGACGTTTGCCCTGGCCGGCCTCGAGGCCCCCGCCTACTTCGAGGGCAGCGACCTGTTCGCCCAGGACCATTCCCCGCGTTCATTCGTGATCTCCGCGCGGGACCGTTGCGACTACACGATCGATCGGACGCGGACGGTGCGGACCGAACGCTACAGATACATCCGCCACTACTTGACCGACCGCGCGATGCTGCAGCCGCAGTACCGCGATGGCGCCGACTACTTTGAGGTCTTGCGGGAGGCCTACGAGGCGGGCGATGTCCCCGATGCCGCCGCGCGGATGTTTGCTGTGCCTCGGCCGGCGGAAGAGCTCTACGACATGGAACGCGACCCGCTGCAGCTCGTGAACCTGGCCGGGGATGCAGACTATGCCCAGGCGCTCGGAGCGCACCGCGACATCCTCTCGGCATGGATCGAAGCGACCGACGACCAGGGCCAGTACCCGGAATCGGAGGCGGGCCTGCGCGCGGTGCTGCGGCAGTGGAAAGACCGCTGCGTGAACCCCGAGTACAACGCGGTGCGATAG
- a CDS encoding sulfatase-like hydrolase/transferase produces MISKLPMFVLVLAMAFVCSSPAEAQDASPPNIIWIVSDDCGYNDFSMHGSDTPTPRIDSIATNGVRFTDGYVSGCVCSPSRAGLLTGRYQQTFGHEFNIPPRYSETNGLPLTETLMPAVLQDAGYRTIAMGKWHLGYAPKFHPMERGFTDYYGFLQGQRSYFPIESPTRLNRILRDREVVLPEDFEYMTDHLGDEAARYIEDSKDGPFFIYLAFNATHGPFHTTDEDLAAANGDKVAAMTIALDRAVGKVLDALSEHGLTDNTMVVFINDNGGTPRHDNRPLNGNKGSCWEGGMRVPFVMQWPAVMPAGQVSDAPVIALDLFPTAMAAAGIGESTGEALHGVDLVPFLTGDAEGRPRQTLYWKNGDAWAVRDGDLKLCVPNPRQEGGDTMMLFDLSQDIAEQNNLADQRPDDVARLQALYEAWLAEHQPTPWGRGNRRRQNDRG; encoded by the coding sequence ATGATTTCTAAGCTCCCGATGTTTGTCTTGGTTCTGGCGATGGCGTTCGTGTGCAGCAGCCCAGCCGAAGCGCAAGACGCTTCACCGCCCAACATCATCTGGATCGTCTCCGACGACTGCGGGTACAACGACTTCTCCATGCACGGCTCGGACACACCGACGCCGCGCATCGACTCGATCGCCACCAACGGCGTGCGATTCACCGACGGCTATGTCTCGGGCTGTGTCTGCAGCCCGTCACGCGCCGGCCTGCTCACCGGGCGATACCAGCAGACGTTCGGCCACGAGTTCAATATCCCGCCCCGCTATAGCGAGACCAACGGGCTCCCGCTGACCGAGACGCTCATGCCCGCTGTGCTCCAGGACGCCGGGTACCGCACGATCGCGATGGGCAAGTGGCACCTGGGCTACGCACCCAAGTTCCACCCGATGGAACGCGGGTTCACCGACTACTACGGCTTCCTCCAGGGACAGCGCAGCTACTTCCCGATCGAAAGCCCCACTCGGCTCAACCGCATCCTGCGCGACCGCGAGGTCGTGTTGCCCGAAGACTTCGAGTATATGACCGACCACCTCGGCGACGAGGCGGCACGGTACATCGAAGACAGCAAAGACGGCCCGTTCTTTATCTACCTCGCGTTCAACGCGACGCACGGCCCGTTCCATACCACCGATGAAGACCTCGCCGCAGCCAACGGCGACAAGGTCGCCGCGATGACGATCGCCCTGGACCGCGCGGTGGGCAAGGTCCTCGACGCGCTTAGCGAACACGGCCTCACCGACAACACGATGGTCGTCTTCATCAACGACAACGGCGGCACGCCGCGGCACGACAACCGCCCGCTCAACGGCAACAAGGGCTCGTGCTGGGAGGGCGGGATGCGTGTGCCGTTCGTCATGCAGTGGCCGGCCGTCATGCCTGCGGGGCAGGTGAGCGATGCGCCAGTCATCGCGCTCGACCTCTTCCCCACCGCGATGGCTGCGGCGGGCATCGGCGAATCAACAGGCGAGGCGCTGCACGGCGTCGACCTCGTGCCATTCCTCACCGGCGATGCCGAGGGCCGACCGCGTCAGACGCTGTACTGGAAGAACGGCGACGCCTGGGCCGTGCGCGATGGCGACCTCAAGCTGTGTGTGCCCAATCCCCGACAAGAAGGCGGCGACACCATGATGCTCTTCGACCTGTCGCAGGACATCGCGGAGCAGAACAACCTGGCCGACCAACGCCCGGACGATGTCGCCCGGCTACAGGCGCTCTACGAGGCGTGGCTTGCGGAGCACCAGCCCACGCCCTGGGGCCGGGGCAACCGCAGGCGTCAAAACGACCGTGGCTAG
- a CDS encoding prepilin-type N-terminal cleavage/methylation domain-containing protein, whose protein sequence is MPSPSRRAFTLIELLVVISIIALLIGILLPALGAARESARASQCLANVRSHAQGAATFAIDHKDGLPSNEGFDGTWNNNGSESFKRSWSYWTPNSGAYLTVADMEEHAPESGTLFPYNQAPDTYRCPSLPEGDFQSSEGSNGFYDYTIMIGMCGAKSETVPLESTALNSDIGNLPTPIFLEEDPAVNLNGSSPDSGHAANDLMGSWHSGGRGQFSSVDGSAHSVRSLAVGADPGIAAVDWVGKPIPGIGSSVPRVSGGDYDGWAYLVGSGFNANEGFWGNWNR, encoded by the coding sequence ATGCCCAGCCCGTCCCGCCGCGCCTTTACCCTCATCGAATTGCTCGTGGTGATCTCCATCATCGCGCTGCTGATCGGCATCCTCCTGCCCGCACTCGGGGCCGCCCGAGAGTCCGCTCGCGCATCGCAGTGCCTCGCCAACGTACGGTCCCATGCCCAGGGCGCCGCCACGTTCGCGATCGATCACAAAGACGGCCTGCCCAGCAACGAAGGGTTCGATGGCACATGGAACAACAACGGGTCCGAGTCTTTCAAACGTAGCTGGTCCTACTGGACCCCCAACTCCGGGGCCTACCTCACCGTCGCCGACATGGAGGAGCATGCCCCCGAAAGTGGCACTCTGTTCCCCTACAACCAAGCGCCGGATACCTACCGCTGCCCCAGCCTGCCCGAGGGGGATTTCCAATCGAGCGAAGGGAGCAACGGCTTCTACGACTACACCATCATGATCGGCATGTGCGGTGCCAAGTCCGAGACCGTCCCCCTCGAATCCACCGCGCTGAATTCGGATATCGGCAATCTGCCCACACCGATCTTTCTAGAGGAAGACCCGGCGGTCAACCTCAACGGCAGCTCGCCCGACAGCGGACACGCGGCCAACGACCTGATGGGGTCCTGGCACTCCGGCGGCCGAGGCCAGTTCTCCTCGGTCGACGGCAGCGCCCACTCCGTGCGATCCCTCGCAGTCGGCGCCGACCCCGGCATCGCCGCGGTCGACTGGGTCGGCAAACCCATCCCGGGGATCGGCAGCTCCGTGCCCCGCGTCTCGGGGGGCGACTACGACGGCTGGGCCTACCTCGTCGGCTCGGGCTTTAACGCCAACGAAGGGTTCTGGGGCAACTGGAACCGCTGA